A single Acidobacteriota bacterium DNA region contains:
- the glpX gene encoding class II fructose-bisphosphatase, whose amino-acid sequence MSDAPDRNLAMELVRVTEAAAVAASRWQGRGDKNAVDQAAVDAMRAILATVEMDGIVVIGEGEKDEAPMLYNGERVGNGNKPEVDVAVDPVDGTTLTARGADGALAVIALASRGSMFSPGSLVYMDKIAVGEQAAGSIDIEASIEHNIVRVAKALGKGVGDVTVMILDRPRNEATIREVRAVGSRCALITDGDIAGVIATTKADSGVDMLLGIGGSPEAVTAACAMKALGGELQCKIWPRNDAERQYAADNSIDLDRVLLTHDLVASDDTFFAATGVTPSALLNGIQMFGNTARTHSVVMRSRTGTVRFVEAIHRFDRVKSL is encoded by the coding sequence ATGAGTGACGCACCAGATCGGAACCTAGCCATGGAGTTGGTCCGCGTGACCGAAGCGGCGGCCGTGGCAGCTTCCCGGTGGCAGGGTCGTGGGGACAAGAACGCTGTCGATCAGGCTGCTGTGGACGCCATGCGGGCGATCCTGGCAACCGTTGAAATGGACGGCATTGTTGTTATCGGCGAGGGTGAGAAGGATGAAGCCCCGATGCTGTACAACGGTGAGCGTGTCGGTAACGGCAACAAACCCGAGGTCGATGTCGCCGTTGACCCGGTCGACGGCACAACCCTCACTGCCCGCGGCGCCGACGGGGCCCTTGCAGTGATTGCCCTCGCAAGCCGAGGATCCATGTTCTCACCCGGTAGCCTTGTATACATGGACAAGATTGCAGTCGGCGAACAAGCTGCCGGCTCCATAGATATCGAGGCTTCTATCGAGCACAACATTGTTCGGGTCGCCAAGGCGCTGGGCAAAGGTGTTGGGGATGTCACGGTGATGATTCTTGATCGCCCCCGGAACGAGGCGACGATCCGCGAAGTGAGAGCGGTCGGCAGCCGGTGTGCGTTAATCACGGACGGTGATATTGCCGGCGTCATCGCCACTACGAAAGCTGATTCGGGTGTGGACATGTTGCTGGGCATCGGAGGTTCCCCCGAAGCGGTGACCGCGGCGTGCGCCATGAAGGCGCTCGGTGGTGAGCTGCAGTGCAAGATTTGGCCGCGCAACGACGCAGAGCGCCAGTACGCGGCCGATAACAGCATCGACCTCGACCGGGTTCTCCTGACGCATGATCTGGTGGCGAGCGACGACACCTTCTTCGCTGCAACCGGGGTGACGCCCAGTGCATTGCTCAACGGGATTCAAATGTTTGGTAACACGGCCCGCACCCATTCGGTTGTCATGCGGTCCCGGACCGGAACGGTCCGCTTCGTGGAGGCGATCCACCGCTTCGACCGGGTAAAGTCTCTCTAA
- a CDS encoding ABC transporter permease subunit, whose product MFGKTVWDRRKSIFWWIGGLGFLALVTIFSYPSFKDTEGLEDIFENMEPMLAMFGVESASELFSPVGLMNARLYESIGILVVGAFGVSMGTAALAGEEDKGTMELLLMQPISRTSIILHKHASMIVLLGAINVFLAVVLFAGNPIMDNLLPADGILAANVGSALVGFLFGSLAMAIGGLTGNRGLTNGVAAGYMAAAFFFNGIANTVDSLKWTQKLTPFHWFSRSNPLQNGFPMGDFAVLFLVGVGLVGIAIWGFGRRDIVV is encoded by the coding sequence GTGTTCGGTAAGACTGTCTGGGATCGTCGCAAGTCCATCTTCTGGTGGATCGGTGGACTCGGATTTCTCGCACTTGTCACTATATTCTCGTATCCATCCTTCAAAGACACAGAGGGTCTCGAGGACATTTTCGAGAACATGGAACCAATGCTGGCCATGTTCGGTGTTGAAAGCGCCTCTGAATTGTTTTCACCTGTGGGTCTAATGAATGCGCGTCTGTACGAGTCGATCGGCATCCTCGTCGTTGGGGCGTTTGGTGTGTCCATGGGGACGGCTGCACTGGCAGGCGAGGAAGACAAGGGAACGATGGAGTTGCTCTTGATGCAGCCGATCTCGCGCACCTCGATCATCCTGCATAAACACGCGTCGATGATCGTCCTGCTCGGCGCCATCAATGTGTTTCTCGCGGTTGTACTGTTTGCCGGCAATCCGATCATGGACAATCTGTTGCCGGCCGACGGAATCCTTGCGGCGAATGTCGGGTCGGCGCTTGTTGGGTTCTTGTTCGGGTCCCTCGCTATGGCCATCGGTGGTTTGACAGGAAACCGGGGACTAACCAACGGCGTTGCGGCCGGGTACATGGCCGCCGCGTTCTTTTTTAACGGCATCGCTAACACTGTCGACTCGTTGAAGTGGACGCAGAAGCTCACTCCGTTCCACTGGTTTAGCCGGTCGAATCCACTTCAGAATGGTTTCCCCATGGGGGATTTCGCGGTACTCTTCCTGGTTGGGGTCGGTCTCGTCGGCATCGCAATTTGGGGATTCGGGCGACGTGACATAGTGGTGTAG
- a CDS encoding AURKAIP1/COX24 domain-containing protein, whose protein sequence is MSSLIKKRRKKMSKHKYRKRLKANRHKHK, encoded by the coding sequence ATGAGTTCGCTGATAAAAAAGCGTCGTAAGAAGATGAGCAAACACAAGTACCGCAAGCGCCTCAAGGCCAACCGCCACAAGCACAAGTAG
- a CDS encoding acetyl-CoA C-acyltransferase: MSFPVICSIARTPIGRFNGVFSPLSAVDLGGIAIAAALERATITGDQIDEVIFGHVLQAGQGQITSRQAAVKGGIPMTVPSTTVNKVCLSGMTAIADASRRIRLGEASFIVAGGMESMSNAPHVLPNARTGVGYGDATLVDILTHDGLFCAFDSCLMGESSDHKNASLGIDREVQDAWSARSHQRAEAATASGAFDEEIVPVSVPQPRGEALLVSQDEGFRPGMTVAKLATLRAAFVPDGTITAGNASQISDGAAALVVADRVAAEQAGLPILAEILGYGQTAGPDATLQERPAEAIRLAAKSAQVSIRDIDLFEFNEAFASVAYWAGKSLDVSDEIINVNGGAVAFGHPLGATGARIVVTLVSALRSRGGGIGGAALCGGGGQGDGLIVRVV, translated from the coding sequence TTGTCATTCCCGGTCATTTGTTCTATAGCTCGCACCCCGATTGGACGGTTCAACGGTGTGTTTTCGCCGCTCAGTGCAGTGGATCTCGGTGGCATCGCGATTGCGGCGGCGCTTGAGCGGGCGACCATAACGGGGGATCAGATCGACGAGGTGATTTTCGGGCATGTTCTTCAGGCCGGTCAGGGGCAGATAACCTCCCGTCAGGCAGCCGTAAAGGGCGGGATACCGATGACGGTTCCCTCGACGACTGTGAACAAAGTGTGTCTCTCGGGGATGACTGCCATTGCCGATGCGAGTCGGCGAATTCGTCTCGGGGAGGCTTCGTTCATTGTTGCGGGCGGCATGGAATCAATGTCGAACGCACCTCACGTTTTGCCAAACGCTCGCACGGGTGTCGGATATGGTGATGCGACTTTGGTCGACATTCTCACGCACGACGGGTTGTTTTGTGCGTTTGATAGCTGTCTCATGGGCGAGTCTTCGGACCACAAAAACGCCAGTCTCGGTATTGACCGCGAAGTACAGGATGCGTGGTCGGCGCGCTCGCATCAACGTGCCGAGGCAGCGACTGCATCTGGTGCTTTCGACGAAGAGATCGTGCCCGTTTCGGTGCCCCAGCCGCGCGGTGAAGCACTCCTTGTCTCCCAAGATGAAGGTTTTCGCCCGGGCATGACCGTTGCGAAGTTGGCGACATTGCGAGCGGCGTTCGTACCAGACGGAACGATTACGGCGGGGAACGCCTCCCAGATATCTGATGGTGCTGCGGCACTCGTTGTTGCAGACCGTGTGGCCGCCGAACAAGCAGGTCTTCCGATTCTTGCCGAGATCTTGGGTTATGGGCAAACCGCTGGTCCCGATGCCACGTTGCAGGAGAGGCCGGCAGAAGCGATCCGACTCGCGGCCAAGTCAGCGCAGGTCTCTATTCGTGACATTGACCTTTTCGAGTTCAATGAGGCGTTCGCCTCGGTGGCATATTGGGCGGGTAAGTCGCTGGATGTTTCTGACGAAATAATCAACGTCAACGGCGGTGCCGTTGCGTTCGGCCATCCGCTCGGTGCGACGGGAGCCCGCATCGTTGTTACTCTTGTCAGTGCGCTGCGAAGCCGCGGTGGTGGAATTGGTGGGGCGGCGCTTTGCGGGGGAGGCGGTCAGGGAGATGGGCTGATCGTGCGTGTTGTCTGA
- a CDS encoding 6-phosphofructokinase gives RLCAASNARSPPTSGVACSPTNNTVRPSARPSTTLLDKHRGTPGFIETRGDSSTLDEVGATVASAFDRGRHHEFVVVAEGAELSIHAIARHLDDRGIGFESRIATLGYVQRGGSPSAFDRMLASRMGVAAVKAIGEDESDVFTALKGQSIELASLVPTTTAPRTAEIRRVTEIFSR, from the coding sequence AGGCTATGCGCTGCCTCAAACGCAAGATCGCCGCCCACGTCTGGCGTCGCATGCTCGCCGACGAACAACACCGTCAGGCCGTCTGCGCGTCCCTCAACGACGCTGCTTGACAAACACAGAGGCACCCCGGGTTTCATAGAGACTCGGGGCGATTCATCGACGCTCGATGAAGTCGGCGCCACCGTCGCCTCGGCATTCGACCGAGGTCGCCACCACGAATTTGTGGTCGTCGCTGAAGGCGCGGAATTGAGCATTCACGCCATCGCGCGCCATCTCGACGATCGAGGTATTGGATTCGAATCGCGAATAGCGACTCTCGGCTACGTCCAACGAGGCGGATCTCCTTCGGCATTCGACCGGATGCTCGCCTCGCGCATGGGAGTGGCCGCTGTTAAAGCAATTGGCGAAGACGAATCCGATGTGTTTACAGCGCTGAAGGGTCAAAGCATAGAACTGGCTTCACTGGTGCCGACCACTACGGCGCCGAGGACTGCCGAGATTCGGCGAGTGACGGAGATCTTCTCGCGCTGA
- a CDS encoding gamma-glutamyl-gamma-aminobutyrate hydrolase family protein — protein sequence MTKPLIGISSRPRLVKTSSGESRAYCLQHTYRDAIVHAGGIPVSLAPVPVEDTDALLDSLDGLVLSGGGDVNPEVWGDERTDTFYGVSDERDAFEIALARSAAKSKTPTLAICRGLQIVNVAFGGTLIADIPTTFGTEHTVRGDGVFTAHQTIQLDAGCRVAEITDATTILVNSIHHQSVDKLGTGFTIVGRSDDGVIEVIEHEDAQWWLVAVQWHPEYLDQVDDKHSRLIFEALIENAASR from the coding sequence ATGACAAAACCCCTCATTGGCATCAGTTCGCGCCCTAGATTGGTCAAGACCTCGAGTGGCGAGTCGCGCGCCTATTGCCTGCAACACACCTACCGGGACGCGATCGTCCACGCCGGCGGTATCCCGGTATCGCTCGCTCCGGTGCCGGTGGAAGACACCGACGCGCTCCTCGATTCCCTCGATGGCCTTGTCCTATCAGGCGGGGGCGACGTCAATCCCGAGGTCTGGGGCGACGAGCGAACCGACACGTTTTACGGCGTTTCCGACGAACGAGACGCGTTTGAGATCGCCCTGGCGCGCAGCGCTGCGAAGTCGAAAACGCCAACCCTTGCAATATGTCGCGGGTTGCAGATCGTTAACGTGGCATTTGGTGGCACACTGATCGCTGACATACCGACGACATTCGGCACCGAGCACACCGTCAGGGGTGATGGGGTGTTCACCGCGCACCAGACTATTCAGCTCGACGCTGGGTGCCGAGTTGCCGAGATCACGGATGCGACGACTATTCTCGTTAACTCGATACACCATCAGAGTGTCGACAAACTCGGCACAGGGTTCACAATTGTGGGACGTTCTGACGACGGCGTAATCGAAGTAATTGAGCACGAGGACGCGCAGTGGTGGTTGGTCGCCGTTCAGTGGCATCCCGAATACCTTGACCAGGTTGACGACAAGCACTCCCGTCTCATATTCGAGGCGCTTATCGAAAACGCTGCGAGCCGGTGA
- a CDS encoding cation transporter, which produces MAIGSKKLVLLALVANVGIAVIKGLAFLVSGSSAMLAEAIHSVADSTNQLFLLRGESASRLAPDSRHPFGRGKEAYFWSFMVAVFLFVGGAVFALVEGYRRVSNPHESEGGIVLALIVLGIAALFEGLVAFRPALKAFNETRAGRSIVSTVRESKDTVLIVVLFEDSAAVVGLAIAATGLVLSEVTGWVQWDGIASILIGVLLASVAWILAYEMKGLLIGESAVREDRALIRAAALSVPAVTSISRVLTMQLSPHEILVNMDVRLDRGMAVESAEEAIDEIEARIREKVPDATRIFIELEPGE; this is translated from the coding sequence ATGGCGATCGGATCAAAGAAACTCGTTTTGCTTGCCCTTGTCGCAAATGTCGGCATTGCCGTCATCAAGGGACTGGCGTTTCTTGTGTCCGGGAGTTCGGCGATGTTGGCTGAAGCAATCCACTCCGTAGCCGACTCGACGAATCAGCTCTTCTTGCTGCGCGGCGAGTCGGCATCTCGGCTGGCGCCAGATTCTCGTCACCCATTCGGCAGAGGGAAGGAGGCGTATTTCTGGAGTTTCATGGTCGCGGTGTTCCTATTTGTGGGCGGCGCGGTGTTTGCACTCGTTGAGGGTTACCGGCGTGTCTCGAATCCGCATGAAAGCGAGGGTGGCATCGTTCTCGCCCTGATTGTCCTCGGTATCGCCGCATTGTTCGAGGGTCTGGTTGCATTTAGACCAGCGTTGAAAGCTTTCAACGAAACCCGTGCTGGCCGGTCGATTGTCTCGACGGTCCGTGAATCCAAGGACACCGTATTGATCGTTGTTCTATTTGAGGACTCTGCAGCCGTCGTCGGCCTCGCTATTGCAGCCACCGGCCTGGTGCTTTCGGAAGTGACCGGCTGGGTGCAGTGGGATGGGATTGCATCGATTCTCATAGGCGTGCTTCTCGCTTCTGTCGCGTGGATTCTCGCCTACGAAATGAAGGGCTTGCTTATCGGGGAAAGCGCGGTGCGCGAAGATCGAGCTCTTATCAGAGCGGCGGCACTTAGCGTGCCCGCGGTGACCAGCATCTCACGGGTTCTCACCATGCAGCTCTCTCCGCACGAGATCTTGGTGAACATGGATGTTCGGCTCGACAGGGGGATGGCTGTCGAATCCGCAGAGGAGGCGATTGACGAGATCGAGGCGCGCATTCGTGAGAAGGTTCCGGACGCGACACGCATTTTCATAGAGCTGGAACCAGGCGAGTGA
- a CDS encoding ABC transporter ATP-binding protein gives MAPVIEIKNLTKFYGDVRGVENIDITVNQGEIFGFLGPNGAGKSTAIRVLLDMLRPTSGTAAVFGLDSQADSIEIHRRIGYLPGELAMYDRMTARQMLGYFASISGLDSLSEMHALADRFQLDLDRPFRSYSSGNRQKVGLVHAFMASPELVILDEPTTSLDPLMQQEFYRLLDELKEEGRTVFLSSHVLPEVERVADRVAIIRAGHIVAIERIVDLKAQARRVIEVTFESPVPMNEFDGLGSVADIAALPDGRSLSFTVVGSMDELVKALARHPVRNMVSANGNLEDVFLEFYSEAGGRDAK, from the coding sequence ATGGCACCCGTTATCGAGATCAAGAACCTCACCAAGTTTTACGGCGATGTTCGTGGTGTCGAAAACATCGATATCACAGTGAACCAAGGCGAGATCTTCGGGTTCCTGGGACCAAACGGTGCAGGCAAGTCGACCGCCATCCGAGTACTTCTCGATATGCTGAGGCCCACGTCGGGGACTGCGGCCGTCTTCGGACTCGACAGCCAGGCCGATTCGATTGAGATTCATCGACGTATTGGCTATCTGCCGGGCGAGCTTGCAATGTACGATCGAATGACAGCTCGGCAGATGCTGGGCTACTTTGCGTCGATCAGCGGCTTGGACAGTTTGTCAGAGATGCATGCGTTGGCTGATCGCTTCCAACTCGACCTCGATAGACCCTTTCGATCGTACTCGAGTGGCAACCGGCAGAAGGTCGGGTTGGTGCATGCGTTTATGGCTTCACCCGAACTTGTCATCCTCGATGAACCAACAACTTCGCTCGACCCCCTTATGCAGCAGGAGTTCTACCGACTACTCGATGAGTTGAAGGAGGAGGGCCGTACAGTGTTTCTCAGCTCGCATGTCCTCCCGGAAGTCGAACGCGTAGCGGATCGCGTCGCGATCATCCGCGCCGGCCACATCGTTGCCATAGAGCGTATTGTGGATCTGAAGGCGCAGGCTCGCAGAGTGATCGAAGTTACTTTCGAGTCACCGGTTCCGATGAACGAGTTTGATGGCCTGGGGTCGGTTGCAGACATCGCTGCACTCCCCGACGGGCGTAGCCTGTCTTTTACGGTTGTCGGGTCCATGGACGAGCTTGTGAAGGCGCTGGCACGTCATCCGGTGAGGAACATGGTGAGCGCTAACGGCAACCTCGAGGACGTGTTTCTTGAGTTCTACTCGGAGGCCGGGGGTCGCGATGCTAAGTAG
- a CDS encoding PAC2 family protein produces MNSVRRFHEPRLRKPVAIIAFEGWNDACEAASSAATYTLHVGKRTEPFAVIDPDEFYDFQQHRPIVTANDGGHRSLSWPTTRFHAVKIPDHPQDLIVVTGDEPSFRWRTYARIVTSILVEHDVEQVILLGAFIGQVGHRRPTPIIGVATQPERVGHFDLLPSNYEGPTGIISVVMEACREVGIPAISLWAATPHYLAASPNPQAMLALLKKASEISGLPLDLADLNDVVRQYLDKVESAIGASEDLSDYITNLERDEDESGINQQLVSEEAEGFLDEIEDFLRQNPDSSR; encoded by the coding sequence ATGAATTCAGTCCGCCGGTTTCACGAACCACGTCTTCGCAAGCCTGTGGCAATCATCGCGTTCGAGGGATGGAACGATGCTTGCGAAGCAGCATCGTCCGCCGCGACCTACACGCTTCATGTTGGGAAACGCACCGAACCATTTGCGGTGATCGACCCTGACGAGTTCTACGATTTTCAGCAGCACCGCCCCATTGTCACCGCGAACGACGGTGGTCACCGATCGTTGTCGTGGCCGACAACGCGGTTTCACGCCGTGAAGATTCCCGACCATCCTCAAGATCTCATCGTTGTCACCGGCGACGAACCAAGTTTCCGCTGGCGGACCTATGCCCGCATAGTCACGAGCATCCTTGTAGAGCACGACGTTGAACAGGTGATCCTTCTCGGTGCGTTTATTGGCCAAGTCGGGCATCGCAGACCGACGCCGATTATCGGTGTCGCAACCCAACCCGAACGAGTCGGTCATTTTGACCTGTTGCCGTCGAACTACGAGGGACCCACGGGCATCATCAGCGTCGTCATGGAAGCTTGTCGAGAAGTTGGGATCCCGGCAATATCTCTCTGGGCAGCCACCCCTCACTACCTCGCGGCAAGTCCGAACCCGCAGGCGATGCTGGCTCTGCTCAAGAAGGCTAGCGAAATCAGCGGCCTCCCGCTTGATCTCGCTGACCTCAACGACGTCGTCAGGCAATACCTCGACAAGGTAGAAAGCGCTATCGGCGCCTCCGAAGATCTCAGCGACTACATCACCAATCTAGAGCGAGACGAGGATGAGTCCGGTATCAACCAACAATTGGTCTCTGAGGAAGCTGAGGGCTTCCTCGACGAGATCGAGGACTTCCTACGCCAGAACCCAGACAGCAGCCGATAA
- a CDS encoding metal-sensitive transcriptional regulator has protein sequence MKEEHKKAALLRLKTISGHVNAVIEMIEAERYCPDVMKQVSAVQGSLEKVNRVLLQNHVETCVMDAVRENRVEQIVDELMETLRYTPGVTGPNQEISL, from the coding sequence ATGAAGGAAGAACACAAAAAGGCGGCACTACTCAGACTCAAAACGATCAGCGGACATGTCAACGCTGTCATCGAAATGATCGAAGCCGAACGATACTGCCCGGACGTGATGAAACAGGTATCTGCAGTACAAGGTTCTCTTGAGAAAGTGAACCGAGTTCTGTTGCAGAACCACGTTGAGACCTGTGTGATGGACGCCGTTCGAGAGAATCGCGTCGAACAAATCGTCGACGAACTTATGGAAACGCTTCGGTACACACCCGGAGTTACCGGACCAAACCAGGAGATATCACTATGA
- a CDS encoding heavy-metal-associated domain-containing protein, which translates to MTSVTLSVLDISCGHCKTSIEGAVSELNGVDTVEVNIDKRTVDIAFAESLTTETIIDAIESQGYDVAQ; encoded by the coding sequence ATGACCAGTGTCACCCTTTCCGTACTCGATATTTCGTGCGGCCACTGCAAGACCTCGATCGAAGGCGCAGTTTCCGAACTCAACGGCGTGGACACGGTTGAAGTGAACATCGACAAGCGCACGGTCGACATCGCTTTTGCCGAATCGCTCACCACCGAAACGATCATCGATGCCATTGAGTCTCAGGGCTACGACGTAGCTCAATAA
- the thrB gene encoding homoserine kinase, whose amino-acid sequence MMGTASAPASSANLGPGFDCLGLALELRCTITSVPSDRWEIEEGGSVGEPEDGDLVVRAAILAGGPPCRISISNDIPRARGLGSSAAVITASAAAAFRAIGVEPSDRELFAIVQELEGHGDNAGASVYGGLVAAFGGELVRLTLHPSIRVVAAIPDFELKTDAARSTLPSEVSHGAAVRNVGRVAFLVEGLHTGNREVLAMARGDELHESFRASLSPVTGELIEAALSSGALHASWSGAGPTALAFVTDDHASAVVGAMEEALGDLGQVRELQVATTGWR is encoded by the coding sequence GTGATGGGCACCGCATCGGCGCCAGCGTCCTCAGCGAATCTCGGTCCGGGGTTTGACTGTCTTGGGTTAGCCCTCGAGTTACGTTGCACGATCACCTCCGTCCCATCAGACCGGTGGGAGATAGAAGAGGGTGGATCGGTGGGGGAACCCGAAGATGGTGACCTCGTTGTTCGAGCAGCAATACTGGCGGGTGGTCCGCCGTGTCGAATCTCGATTTCGAACGATATTCCGCGAGCCCGAGGCCTTGGCTCGAGTGCGGCGGTGATTACCGCGTCCGCCGCGGCCGCGTTCCGCGCTATCGGAGTTGAGCCATCCGACCGCGAGCTCTTTGCGATTGTGCAAGAGCTGGAGGGCCACGGTGACAACGCGGGTGCCTCAGTCTACGGAGGCCTAGTCGCCGCGTTCGGCGGTGAATTGGTCAGGTTGACGCTGCACCCTTCAATTCGGGTGGTGGCAGCCATACCGGACTTTGAGCTCAAGACCGATGCAGCCCGGAGCACACTGCCGTCCGAGGTAAGCCACGGTGCAGCGGTTCGCAACGTTGGCCGTGTTGCGTTTCTGGTCGAAGGACTGCACACCGGCAACAGGGAAGTGCTGGCAATGGCGCGCGGAGATGAGCTTCACGAAAGTTTCCGAGCTTCGCTTTCTCCTGTGACGGGGGAGCTCATTGAAGCCGCACTCAGTTCTGGGGCCCTCCACGCCTCGTGGAGCGGAGCGGGTCCCACGGCGCTGGCGTTCGTCACTGACGATCATGCGTCGGCGGTTGTCGGCGCGATGGAGGAAGCTCTCGGCGATCTCGGGCAGGTCCGCGAGCTCCAGGTCGCAACTACCGGCTGGCGGTAA
- a CDS encoding copper-translocating P-type ATPase yields MAKTDTIIFDVDGMTCASCAIRIERVLGKQEGVDHAVVSFAGQEARATISADTDIEALEAAVGKIGYKIKALAEGDERISPTERFATEARHQLKLVMGSAALAVPLMGIAIFGPDSRPWLVFQALLATIVVFFFGRQFHTAAWTRLKALTANMDTLISVGTLAAYFASLAAIVRETDVFFETAGMIITLILLGRFFEASAKGRASQSIARLAELGAREARLLRDGEEVMVDPIELAPGNIVIVKPGERIPCDGVIVEGTSTVDESMLTGESIPVERGPGDEVIGATVNQNGSLRVEVTHVGPNTTLAEIIRLVEDAQATKAPIQGLADKISSIFVPIVMSLALAVFVGWMISGAEFGSALQNAIAVLIIACPCALGLATPTAIMVGSGRGAELGILFKGADIFQRAHKIDTVVFDKTGTLTLGAMTLTDVISDKQALLLRRVGAVENLSEHPIARGIVLGIEERGIEIGMASNFTATPGGGVHAMTEGVEVTIGTPEFLGELGLKVSDDHRAAIDTLADQAKTAVMVGWNGESTGVLGIADALRPTSVTAVKELNNDHMATIMLTGDRRLTAERIGAQLGINDIVAEVRPDEKAAKIRELSAKGAVAFVGDGINDAAALVTADIGIAVGSGTDVAIESADVVLLSPDPELVVGAMRLARATFRVIKQNLFWAFAYNTAAIPLAAAGLLNPMIAAGAMALSSVSVVSNSVRLRRFSPMQ; encoded by the coding sequence ATGGCAAAAACCGACACCATCATCTTCGATGTGGATGGCATGACTTGTGCGTCGTGCGCCATCCGGATCGAGCGCGTGCTCGGCAAGCAGGAGGGCGTCGATCATGCCGTCGTTTCGTTTGCTGGCCAAGAGGCACGGGCGACCATCTCTGCTGACACCGACATCGAGGCGCTTGAAGCCGCTGTTGGCAAGATCGGCTACAAGATCAAGGCGCTTGCAGAGGGCGACGAACGGATCTCCCCAACCGAACGTTTCGCCACCGAGGCTCGACACCAACTCAAACTTGTTATGGGCTCCGCCGCCCTTGCTGTTCCGCTGATGGGAATCGCAATATTCGGCCCAGACAGCCGCCCCTGGCTGGTATTTCAGGCGCTTCTCGCAACCATTGTTGTGTTCTTCTTTGGACGCCAATTCCACACGGCCGCATGGACACGACTCAAAGCGCTGACGGCGAACATGGACACGCTGATTTCGGTGGGCACGCTCGCAGCCTATTTCGCGTCGCTAGCAGCGATCGTTCGAGAGACCGACGTTTTCTTCGAAACCGCAGGAATGATTATCACACTGATCCTTCTTGGGCGGTTCTTCGAAGCAAGCGCCAAGGGCCGGGCCTCGCAGTCGATCGCAAGACTCGCCGAGCTTGGTGCCCGCGAGGCCCGGCTGCTCCGCGACGGCGAAGAGGTGATGGTCGATCCGATTGAACTCGCCCCTGGCAACATCGTGATCGTCAAACCTGGGGAGCGCATCCCCTGCGACGGAGTAATCGTCGAAGGTACGTCAACGGTCGATGAGTCAATGCTCACGGGCGAGTCGATACCTGTGGAACGCGGACCCGGTGACGAGGTGATCGGTGCGACTGTCAACCAGAACGGCAGCCTTCGTGTCGAGGTGACACACGTCGGGCCAAACACGACTCTCGCCGAGATCATTCGTCTCGTCGAAGACGCCCAGGCCACAAAGGCACCGATTCAGGGTCTTGCCGACAAGATATCGAGCATCTTCGTGCCGATAGTAATGAGCTTGGCGCTGGCGGTCTTTGTGGGATGGATGATCTCTGGAGCTGAATTCGGCTCCGCGTTACAAAACGCAATTGCCGTATTGATCATCGCCTGCCCGTGTGCTCTAGGACTGGCAACTCCGACCGCAATCATGGTTGGTTCGGGGCGCGGCGCCGAACTTGGGATACTGTTCAAGGGCGCAGACATTTTTCAACGCGCCCACAAAATCGACACCGTCGTTTTCGACAAGACAGGTACGCTGACCCTCGGAGCGATGACGCTCACCGATGTGATCTCTGATAAACAAGCTCTGCTCCTTCGGCGTGTCGGGGCCGTCGAGAACCTCAGCGAACACCCGATTGCTCGCGGAATTGTTCTAGGTATCGAAGAGCGCGGCATCGAAATCGGCATGGCATCAAACTTCACCGCTACACCCGGCGGGGGTGTGCATGCCATGACCGAAGGCGTCGAAGTGACCATCGGCACGCCAGAGTTTCTTGGTGAACTCGGGCTGAAGGTCTCGGATGATCACCGTGCAGCCATCGATACGCTCGCCGATCAGGCGAAGACCGCGGTCATGGTCGGGTGGAACGGTGAGAGCACCGGGGTGCTCGGTATCGCTGATGCTCTGCGACCAACTTCTGTGACGGCCGTCAAGGAACTCAACAACGACCATATGGCGACGATCATGCTGACCGGTGACCGACGTCTCACGGCTGAACGCATTGGTGCTCAGCTCGGGATCAACGACATTGTTGCCGAGGTAAGACCGGACGAGAAGGCTGCAAAGATCCGGGAGCTGAGCGCTAAGGGCGCGGTAGCATTTGTCGGCGACGGCATCAACGACGCCGCGGCACTCGTGACCGCCGACATCGGCATCGCCGTCGGCTCTGGCACGGACGTTGCAATCGAATCGGCTGATGTCGTGCTTCTCTCACCGGATCCCGAACTTGTGGTCGGAGCCATGCGGCTCGCCCGCGCTACGTTCAGGGTGATCAAGCAGAATCTGTTCTGGGCCTTCGCCTACAACACGGCAGCAATCCCGCTCGCTGCTGCCGGTCTGCTCAACCCGATGATCGCCGCGGGCGCCATGGCGCTGTCATCCGTATCAGTCGTCTCGAACTCGGTGCGACTGCGCCGTTTCTCACCGATGCAGTAA